Genomic DNA from Methanosarcina sp. MTP4:
TAGTGGGAAAGTTCCCTTCCTACCCCGGACTTCTTGATCCCGCCGAAGGGCAGCCTGGGATCGGACTTGACCATCCCGTTGACCACGACGAAGCCGGACTTTATGCGCTTTGCAAGCCGCTCTGCCCGTTCCGGGTCCCCTGACCAGATAGTGCCCCCCAGCCCGAACTCGGTGGAGTTTGCGACTTCCACGGCTTCGTTCTCGTCTTTGACCATGATAACCGGCGCAATCGGCCCGAAGATTTCCAGGCTGCAGACCTTCATGTCGGTGCTGGCAGCCGGGACAAGTGCAGGCCTGAAGAAAAAGCCCTTCTGGTGCTCTTGCCCATGGATTTTTGGCCTGGAACCTTTCTTTTCCGCGTCTTTCAGGACCTTTTCAAGCTCCCCCACAAATACCTTTTTCGCGACAGGCCCGATGTCGGTCTCCGGGTCCATGGGGTCCCCGACCTTGAGCTGCTGCATATATTCGTCAAACTTCTCGGAAAACTCCACGACCACGTCTTCTATAATGATAAAGCGCTTTGCAGCAATACAGCTTTGCCCGGCATTGATAAAGCGAGCTTTTACCGCCATCTGCGCAGCCGCGTCCACGTCCGCGTCCTCGAGCACGATGAAGGGGTCGGACCCCCCTAGTTCCAGCACAAGCGGCTTGATCTTCTTTCCCGCAAGCTCTCCTACCGCAGACCCGGCTGCAACGCTTCCGGTCAGCGAGACCCCGTCCACAAGCCCGCAGTCAATCATCTTCATCGCAGTCTTCGAGTCGATCAGCAGCGTCTTAAACACGTTATCAGGCAGTCCCGCCTCCAGAAAGACCTTCTGGATCTCCAGTGCCGACCCCGGCACGTTCGAAGCATGCTTGAGCAAACAGACGTTTCCCGCAGCCAGCGCCGGCACCACAAAGCGAAACACCTGCCAGAACGGGAAGTTCCAGGGCATGATCCCGAAAATGACTCCAAGCGGCTCGAAGCTGATGTAGCTCTTCTCAGCCTCCGTTTCCACAACCTCGTCCTTCAAAAAGCCAGCCGCGTTCTCCGCATAATACTCGCAGGCCCAGGCACATTTCTCAATCTCGGACAGGGACTCCCGGATAGGCTTTCCCATCTCCTTTGTTATGACCTCGGCATAAACCCGTTTGTTTTGCCTGAGCACGCCTGCAGCCCGGGCGATGTACCTGACCCTCTCCTCCACCGAAAGGGTACTCCAGCCCTCAAAAGCAGCCCTTGACAGTTCTATTTGCTGCTGGCAGTCTTTGAAAGAAAGCGGGTCGTAGGTCCAGTTGAGTTCTTCAGTATAAGGATTAACGGATTTGATTTTCAGATTAGTTCCCCCCTGCTTAGTAATTTGGGGGTTTTGGGTATTATAATTTAGGGAGGAGAGGAAAGATGAATAAATCCTTTTTTCTAAAAATATAGGAAGGTTTAGGATCCAAACACAAATCTTAAATAAAATTCTAAAGAACTATATATCAAATAAATGAAATATGTTGAACAGTATGAAATGAAAATAATTAAAACTCTCAACAAGTCATGTGTCACGAAGGAGTAGAGATGGATTTCATTGATCAGATTAAAGAATTAGCCGCAAGGATTCCAAAGTTACGTGAAAATATAAAAACTGAAGAGGCTACAAAAAATGCCCTTGTAATGCCCCTGATAAACATATTGGGATACAACGTTTTTGACCCTACTGAAGTTATTCCTGAATATACGGCAGACTTTGGGACAAAGAAAGGCGAAAAAGTCGATTATGCTATATTCAAAGATGGAAATCCGGTAATACTGATAGAGTGTAAAAATATTGATGCTGACCTGGATAGAGTGCATGCTTCACAGCTTTTCAGATACTTCAGTGTAACCGAAGCAAAAATTGGCATACTGACAAACGGAATCATTTATCGCTTTTACACTGATCTGGATTCCCCCAACAAAATGGATGATAAGTCTTTCCTTGAGATCAATTTTCTGGACATTAAAGAACCGTTAATAAACGAACTTAAAAGATTCAGGAAAGAATCTTTCGATATAGATGATCTGGCTCCTGTTGCCTGCGAATTGAAGTATACCAGAGAGATAAAACAGATTCTTTCAAAAGAGACAAATTTGCCATCAGAAGATTTTGTCAAATTTTTTGCTAAACAAGTGCACAGCGGCCCTTTAACTCAAAATGTACGCGAAAAGTTTACCGTGATTACAAAGAATGCACTCAGTCAGTTCATAAATGAGAAAATAAACGAGAGACTGAAATTCGCCATGTCGGAAAATCCTTCAGACTCTATCATAGAGAAAACCGATGGACAGGAAATTACCGACACTACAGAAGAATCAAATGACGGTATCGTGACAACGGAAGAAGAAATCGAAGGATACCATATCGTAAAATCAATCCTGCGCGCAACCATTGATCCTAAAAGAATATCCATGAGAGATAAAAAAAGATACTGTGGGATACTGCTAGATGACAACAACAGAAAACCGATCTGCAGGTTGCACTTTAATACCAAGCAAAAATACCTTGAAGTGTTCATCGATGAGAATAGAAAAGCCGAAAAGAATCCGATCACCGAATTGAACGAAATATATGATTATTCGGATCAGTTAGTAAATACAGTAAACAATTATGGAATGAGTAAATAATATCTTTTCTATTTTTTGATCCATCTATGTAATAATAAACACTGTAGCGATATCGAAGAAACAATTTAAAAATTGAAAAAATATCTATGCATCGAAAACCACTACTCGTAAACAAACAAGAAAGGCTTACTGACGAAATATTAGAAAAAACAGTAAGTAAATACGAAGCTCGAGTTTTTTCAAAAATCAGAATTGCAGATGTGTTGGACATAAACAATAGTGGAATATCCAACAAAGAATACACTTATGCATTAAAAGCTCACTTTGACTTTGTAGTCACAAATGAAGGCACATTCCCAGAATTCGTAGTCGAATTTGATGAAAAATATCATAAGTACAACAAATCTGCAATTCTTAGAGATGAACTGAAGAATAGTATTTGCTGTAAATTAAAACTTCCTCTTTTAAGAGTAACTTCTGAATACTTCGAGAAAATAGGGGACTTTTCAAGTATATTAAATTGGATCACAGAACTGTATTTCACACACAAAACATTCTTAGATGCGCAGGATCATGGGGAAATTCCATTAGATGAACCTTGGACATGGTTTAGTGTAGTTGGATACGATCCATTTATTTTTTCAAGAATATTTATTCAAAAAGCATATGATGACGGACTTTGTTGCGAACCAATAATAAGAGTCAGAATTGGAAATCGAGATGAAAGAAGATATCATGCCACTTTAGCTACGTTAAAAATTCAAGAGAATAAATACCTCACAAGTTTAGTGGAATGTTCTGCAATTAATTTTTATGCGGTTCCAGCATGGGAGCTCTCAAAAGAGATCGCTGAATGCAATATCGCAAAAAAATTGATGTGTCTGGATGAAAACAAAAGTGAATATCAAACATATGAAGAGGTTTCAAAACTGATAAAAGAATTTGATGAAAAATACATTGTTATCATTAGTTAAAAATCAAAGTTGCGCTGGCGCACCCCGCAGCAAGCTACGGGGTATTCGAATGAAATAACTTTTTTTCACTTTTCACTTTTCACTTTTCACTTTTTTACACTACTCTTCATTCATGGAAGTTATTATGGGCAGGCCTCGCTGACGCTCGGAAAAGAACCACGGAAATACGACATTCCGGCCGCCCCGTATTCAAAATAAATATCCAAAAAACCGGTCAGGTTTTCATCATCCTTTTCCGGAATCCCGGCTCCCATTAATTCGCAGTTCCCGACAGCATTCCAGGTCTCAACGGCGAAAGGTTTTTCCTTGAGTAAAATTGAAAAAAAGGAGAAAGAAGCTCAAAGACAAAGGCACCGGACCTGAAAAGACCTTTTATTATCGGAATTACAATCTATTTGTATGTCCAAGCAGATTATAGATACGATACACCGGATCCTTGATAGATCTTTGGTACAAGTTAATACGGGGAGAACTAAAAAGGCGATTGAAAACCTTGAAAAGGCCGAAAAGCTTTCCGAAAAGGCAAAAATGCCGGAATACCTCTGCCCGATTTTTATGTTGAGGGGGAGAGCTTTGCTTGCGGAGCAAAAGAATGAAGAGGCTCTTGAGGAGTTCCAGAGTTTGATGGAACTTGCCGTGTCTCTTTTCCTTGATGATCCGGGGGAGCCTGATCACCAGTACTATGTTTATAATTCCTTTGGTTTTACAATAAAAACACTCACCGAGATAGGCAGTATTTCAAAAATAGAGGAGACCTTTTACAGTAATAAAAAATATTTCGATAAAATTTTAGCCACTTATGAGTATCTCATTGCCGAGGTCCCGAACAACCCGGAGTACATAGAGAATTACTTGAAAGTTTTGGAAAATATCAGGACCTATCACCTGAGGGCCCAGATACTTGAAGCTGAGTCCGAACTTGTCGAAAAAATAGTTCAATATTATGGAAAAATATTTGAACTGGGGTATGAAAAACCGGAATTCTTTAATAACCTGCAGGTTCTGACTGAACAATTTGAAAAATATTGTATTTTATTCGGAAAATTTGAGGACGCAAAAAGGGTCTTTGGACAGATAGAGGAAATCTATAAAAGAATCCTCAAAAGAGAACCTGGCAACCTGTTTGTCTCTGAAAATCTCCTTTCCTTATACGAAGTTTCCGGGGATCTGTACGGAAAAATTGGGAGCATC
This window encodes:
- a CDS encoding type I restriction endonuclease → MDFIDQIKELAARIPKLRENIKTEEATKNALVMPLINILGYNVFDPTEVIPEYTADFGTKKGEKVDYAIFKDGNPVILIECKNIDADLDRVHASQLFRYFSVTEAKIGILTNGIIYRFYTDLDSPNKMDDKSFLEINFLDIKEPLINELKRFRKESFDIDDLAPVACELKYTREIKQILSKETNLPSEDFVKFFAKQVHSGPLTQNVREKFTVITKNALSQFINEKINERLKFAMSENPSDSIIEKTDGQEITDTTEESNDGIVTTEEEIEGYHIVKSILRATIDPKRISMRDKKRYCGILLDDNNRKPICRLHFNTKQKYLEVFIDENRKAEKNPITELNEIYDYSDQLVNTVNNYGMSK
- a CDS encoding DUF2726 domain-containing protein; the protein is MHRKPLLVNKQERLTDEILEKTVSKYEARVFSKIRIADVLDINNSGISNKEYTYALKAHFDFVVTNEGTFPEFVVEFDEKYHKYNKSAILRDELKNSICCKLKLPLLRVTSEYFEKIGDFSSILNWITELYFTHKTFLDAQDHGEIPLDEPWTWFSVVGYDPFIFSRIFIQKAYDDGLCCEPIIRVRIGNRDERRYHATLATLKIQENKYLTSLVECSAINFYAVPAWELSKEIAECNIAKKLMCLDENKSEYQTYEEVSKLIKEFDEKYIVIIS
- a CDS encoding NAD-dependent succinate-semialdehyde dehydrogenase — protein: MKIKSVNPYTEELNWTYDPLSFKDCQQQIELSRAAFEGWSTLSVEERVRYIARAAGVLRQNKRVYAEVITKEMGKPIRESLSEIEKCAWACEYYAENAAGFLKDEVVETEAEKSYISFEPLGVIFGIMPWNFPFWQVFRFVVPALAAGNVCLLKHASNVPGSALEIQKVFLEAGLPDNVFKTLLIDSKTAMKMIDCGLVDGVSLTGSVAAGSAVGELAGKKIKPLVLELGGSDPFIVLEDADVDAAAQMAVKARFINAGQSCIAAKRFIIIEDVVVEFSEKFDEYMQQLKVGDPMDPETDIGPVAKKVFVGELEKVLKDAEKKGSRPKIHGQEHQKGFFFRPALVPAASTDMKVCSLEIFGPIAPVIMVKDENEAVEVANSTEFGLGGTIWSGDPERAERLAKRIKSGFVVVNGMVKSDPRLPFGGIKKSGVGRELSHYGLKEFVNIKTVVVNK